The Opitutaceae bacterium genome has a window encoding:
- a CDS encoding GNAT family N-acetyltransferase encodes MACTIRPYRPEDRAAVRHVCCETGFMGNPIEPIFSDRELFADFFTGYYTDFEPESSLVAIDDETGEIIGYLLGCLRYRYNAFRQGLLIATRIVPRAVFRFLTGRYDKQSRRFLYWVVFRSSGQTPKGIPAAAHFHFNLLPSYRTGKAGRQLLFTYVDKVKAEGARAVFGQIQVQDDKRTRFYERYGFRLVDKKEITKFRRHYDQPVYVATLCKFFDA; translated from the coding sequence ATGGCGTGCACAATCCGGCCCTACAGACCTGAGGACCGGGCAGCCGTCCGCCACGTATGCTGCGAGACCGGATTCATGGGCAATCCGATCGAGCCGATCTTCAGCGATCGAGAACTCTTTGCGGACTTCTTCACCGGCTATTATACCGACTTTGAACCCGAGAGTTCGCTCGTCGCGATCGATGACGAGACCGGCGAGATCATCGGCTACCTCCTCGGGTGCCTTCGCTACCGCTACAATGCATTCCGGCAGGGACTCCTCATCGCCACCCGGATCGTTCCGCGAGCCGTGTTTCGTTTCCTGACCGGACGTTACGACAAACAGAGCCGGCGCTTCCTTTACTGGGTTGTCTTTCGCTCATCCGGACAGACCCCCAAAGGGATTCCGGCGGCAGCCCATTTTCACTTCAATCTGCTTCCCTCCTACCGGACCGGGAAAGCGGGTCGCCAATTGCTCTTCACCTACGTGGACAAGGTTAAGGCGGAGGGTGCCCGCGCCGTTTTCGGTCAGATCCAGGTCCAGGACGACAAGCGCACGCGATTCTACGAGCGCTACGGTTTCAGGCTGGTGGACAAGAAGGAGATCACCAAGTTCAGAAGACACTACGACCAGCCCGTCTACGTGGCCACTCTCTGCAAGTTTTTCGATGCCTGA
- a CDS encoding polysaccharide deacetylase family protein, whose translation MPEAPRALIVSFHDLHPGSRAACERFLELASKAGVPRQSLLVVPRWHGSPPFHTDAGFVRWLQELAAAGHDLCLHGDTHAAEVIRGGPVARLMARFYTNHEGEFYQLTRAEADGKLADGLACFRRSNLEVHGFTAPAWLLSTDGREALRQMGFHYNTLFSQVELLQKQKTVPAPTLVFSCRSAWRRFVSVHWTRFWMRFHRSAPVLRLAVHPCDLDHPRILQAVLDLLTRAIGDRRPMTYRDLALSTSPPVSLSR comes from the coding sequence ATGCCTGAAGCACCGCGTGCCCTCATCGTTTCCTTTCACGATCTCCATCCCGGAAGCCGGGCGGCCTGCGAACGCTTCCTCGAGCTCGCCTCCAAAGCCGGCGTCCCCCGCCAGTCCCTCCTCGTGGTGCCCCGGTGGCACGGCAGTCCGCCGTTCCATACGGATGCCGGGTTTGTCCGTTGGCTGCAGGAACTCGCCGCAGCCGGTCACGACCTCTGCCTCCATGGCGACACTCATGCCGCCGAAGTGATTCGGGGAGGTCCGGTGGCCCGCCTGATGGCTCGTTTCTACACCAACCACGAAGGAGAATTCTATCAACTGACCCGGGCGGAAGCGGATGGCAAACTCGCCGATGGCCTCGCCTGTTTCAGACGATCGAATCTCGAGGTCCACGGATTCACCGCTCCGGCCTGGTTGCTCAGCACGGATGGAAGGGAGGCTCTGCGGCAGATGGGATTCCACTACAACACTCTCTTCAGCCAGGTTGAACTCCTCCAAAAACAAAAGACCGTGCCCGCCCCAACCTTGGTCTTCAGCTGCCGGAGCGCGTGGCGCCGGTTCGTCTCCGTCCATTGGACACGGTTCTGGATGCGGTTCCACCGCAGCGCTCCTGTGCTCAGACTGGCCGTCCACCCCTGCGATCTCGACCACCCCCGCATCCTTCAGGCGGTGCTGGACCTGCTCACCCGCGCCATCGGCGATCGGCGGCCGATGACCTATCGCGATCTCGCCCTTTCCACTTCCCCTCCGGTTTCCTTATCCCGATGA
- a CDS encoding lysylphosphatidylglycerol synthase transmembrane domain-containing protein, with product MKPSRTLNRSTLIRYLLQAMALGGIASVAVFVFTLREDTWQQMRQFHWPLLPVLFGTAFLAWICNGGRVLVLSRALGYEMSFRQAIAVSLSAEFGIAATPAGVGGTVLRLALLRQANIPLTRGGSMLAADVTVDLAFFSLITPVAIFVILKDPAFGGLLQEADDLHVIGLMSALALLAVGLIFLLTRSRVQRHLQDWSGRFALGQRKRWPTRIRAIRWAMARSYRRIFTSLAFIFKRRKGALLIDFGLASVQWCCRYSLLPLVLFAFGTQANPFPLFLIQGILFSLSLIVVLPGGGGSVEIFAGIILPQFAPLALVGVILMTWRFFSYHLYLLGGGIAFFWTCSRLNRIFPQRNRSETATSLGVDLAG from the coding sequence ATGAAACCGTCGCGGACCCTGAATCGCAGTACGCTTATCCGCTACCTCCTGCAGGCCATGGCCCTCGGCGGTATCGCATCGGTCGCGGTCTTCGTCTTCACCCTGCGGGAGGATACCTGGCAGCAGATGCGGCAGTTTCACTGGCCTCTGCTCCCCGTGCTCTTCGGAACGGCCTTCCTCGCCTGGATCTGCAATGGGGGGCGTGTCCTGGTTCTGTCGCGTGCCCTAGGCTACGAGATGAGCTTCCGCCAGGCGATCGCCGTCTCCCTCTCGGCCGAGTTCGGCATCGCCGCCACCCCGGCCGGGGTCGGCGGGACCGTTCTGCGTCTTGCCCTGCTCCGCCAGGCCAATATCCCGCTGACCCGGGGCGGTTCCATGCTGGCCGCGGATGTGACCGTCGACCTCGCCTTCTTCAGCCTGATCACTCCCGTGGCGATCTTCGTTATTCTCAAGGACCCCGCCTTCGGAGGGCTACTCCAGGAAGCCGACGACCTCCATGTGATCGGCCTGATGTCCGCCCTCGCCCTGCTTGCAGTCGGACTGATTTTCCTGCTGACCCGGTCCAGGGTCCAACGCCACCTGCAGGATTGGTCGGGCCGGTTTGCCCTCGGCCAAAGAAAGCGTTGGCCGACGCGAATTCGCGCGATTCGCTGGGCGATGGCCCGGAGCTACCGACGGATTTTTACCTCCCTCGCCTTCATCTTCAAACGGAGGAAAGGCGCTCTCCTGATCGATTTCGGCCTCGCCTCCGTTCAGTGGTGTTGCCGCTACAGCCTCCTGCCCCTGGTGCTTTTCGCTTTCGGTACCCAGGCCAATCCATTCCCCCTCTTCCTCATTCAGGGCATCCTCTTCAGCCTGTCGCTCATCGTCGTGTTGCCCGGGGGTGGAGGATCGGTGGAGATTTTTGCCGGCATCATACTTCCTCAATTTGCTCCCCTTGCCCTCGTCGGCGTCATCCTTATGACGTGGAGATTCTTTTCCTATCACCTTTACCTGTTGGGCGGGGGGATCGCCTTTTTCTGGACCTGCTCGCGGCTGAACCGGATTTTTCCCCAGCGAAACCGCTCGGAAACCGCCACCAGCCTGGGGGTCGATCTGGCGGGATAA
- a CDS encoding M23 family metallopeptidase, producing MKRILSLTTLIISVTASFGEPLEFTWPTPNDAYAMGKGPQGYILAREAGNADSGQFGCTLNQGMLFHDGLDLKPLQRDWMDEPTDPVRAILPGIVRYINRDRYKSEWGLYVVVEHNTLEPKLLSVYSHLRNIPYELAEDQMVEEGQVIGTLGRSTPDGSLSKSEAHLHFEVALRLADTFPGWHSRHQEAGPNRNGVWNPRNLLAIDFLDLVGKLKMGDQDNIRDYLLMQPIAVSIKVQSLKTPDFIRRYPELIGEELNQGESHGWQINFNGYGVPIAWRTLTREEVVVMGPNVTEVVYHDPSELMDYPCYELVEANWQGQVVPGPRLLEIVSILFNL from the coding sequence GTGAAACGGATACTCTCTCTCACCACTCTGATCATCTCAGTGACCGCCTCCTTCGGCGAGCCGCTGGAATTCACCTGGCCCACGCCCAACGACGCCTACGCCATGGGCAAGGGCCCTCAAGGCTATATCCTCGCCCGGGAAGCCGGAAATGCGGACTCCGGTCAGTTCGGGTGCACCCTGAACCAGGGTATGCTTTTCCACGACGGCCTCGACCTGAAGCCACTGCAGCGGGACTGGATGGACGAGCCGACCGATCCTGTCCGTGCCATCCTGCCGGGGATCGTGCGTTATATCAACCGGGACCGCTACAAGAGCGAATGGGGCCTTTATGTGGTCGTTGAGCACAACACCCTCGAGCCCAAGCTTCTCAGCGTCTACAGCCACCTCCGCAACATCCCCTACGAATTGGCCGAGGATCAGATGGTCGAGGAAGGACAGGTCATCGGCACTCTCGGACGATCCACCCCCGATGGGTCTCTCTCAAAATCCGAGGCCCACCTGCATTTCGAAGTGGCCCTGCGACTGGCCGACACCTTTCCCGGCTGGCATAGCCGCCACCAGGAGGCCGGACCCAACAGGAACGGCGTCTGGAACCCACGCAACCTCCTTGCCATCGATTTCCTCGACCTCGTCGGCAAGCTCAAGATGGGCGATCAGGACAATATCCGTGATTATCTCCTGATGCAGCCCATCGCGGTCTCGATCAAGGTTCAGTCACTGAAGACCCCGGATTTCATCCGCCGCTATCCGGAACTGATCGGCGAGGAACTCAACCAGGGCGAGAGTCATGGCTGGCAGATCAATTTCAACGGCTACGGTGTTCCCATTGCCTGGCGCACCCTGACCCGCGAGGAAGTCGTTGTGATGGGACCCAATGTGACCGAGGTCGTCTACCATGACCCGTCAGAGTTGATGGACTATCCCTGCTACGAACTGGTCGAGGCCAACTGGCAGGGTCAGGTCGTCCCCGGTCCCCGCCTGCTGGAAATCGTCAGTATTCTCTTCAATCTCTGA
- a CDS encoding CIA30 family protein, whose protein sequence is MTPMVARSIQRLLFAGGCFLFLAVVNGQAVARSGDRVNLDFSSDAGGKSWAPLNDTIMGGRSTGRFEPIEGAMRFSGTLSQENRGGFASIRGEERPVDLAETEGFELRVRGDGRTYSLMLWTDDTPDRVYYTASLAPPAGEWATLTLRWNDFKPYFRGFWVAQKDLDPSRITSIGMMISDGRAGPFTLDIQWLRSREKTGSAEIGVDG, encoded by the coding sequence ATGACCCCCATGGTCGCGCGTTCGATTCAACGGCTCTTGTTCGCAGGGGGTTGCTTCCTCTTTTTGGCGGTGGTCAACGGGCAGGCGGTCGCCAGGAGCGGGGACCGGGTGAATCTGGACTTTTCCAGTGATGCCGGCGGAAAATCATGGGCTCCGCTCAATGACACCATCATGGGGGGGCGATCGACGGGGCGCTTTGAGCCCATTGAGGGCGCCATGCGATTTTCAGGTACGCTGTCGCAGGAAAACCGTGGGGGATTTGCCTCGATCCGGGGAGAGGAACGGCCCGTTGACCTGGCGGAGACCGAGGGATTTGAGCTTCGAGTCCGGGGAGACGGCCGGACTTATTCCCTGATGCTCTGGACGGATGACACGCCGGACCGGGTCTACTATACGGCTTCGCTCGCGCCTCCGGCGGGGGAGTGGGCGACCCTCACTTTGCGTTGGAACGATTTCAAACCCTATTTCCGGGGATTCTGGGTGGCCCAGAAGGACCTCGACCCGAGCCGGATCACGTCGATCGGGATGATGATCTCGGATGGAAGGGCCGGGCCGTTCACCCTCGACATCCAGTGGCTCAGGTCGAGAGAAAAGACCGGATCTGCCGAAATCGGAGTGGACGGGTAG
- the dusB gene encoding tRNA dihydrouridine synthase DusB yields MEIHSARPPVSRHPSPPAAGVGLQPVCFGGLELKTNLFLSPLAGYTTLPFRLAVRALGGLDLATTDLVNAHSLLRHNPMAYKLVATCPEDSPLAVQLFGADPIVMRDAAQMIEAMGIASVDINMGCPVKKVVRTGSGATLMTSTDTAAELVRTMVGGLRIPVTAKMRLGWDQNSLTAPDLARALEDAGAAAIFVHGRTRAQGFSGRVDLKGIAAVVRAVTRIPVIGNGDVTTPQGAARMLEETGCAGVSIGRGAFYNPWIFSQTAGFLKTGEIPAEPDFEERIALMCGHLDRMITFHGEALGCRLFRKMAPWYARQFGPAVFFKRAVAGFQTREEFAGILDDYRSWRLQFVDEAGVLLPAYQPRSPYSSFMDAEGADRSEGIAVPRGPTAIW; encoded by the coding sequence ATGGAAATCCACTCCGCCCGCCCGCCGGTGTCCCGGCATCCTTCTCCGCCCGCTGCCGGTGTTGGTCTGCAGCCGGTGTGTTTCGGCGGGCTTGAGCTGAAAACCAATCTTTTTCTGTCGCCACTTGCAGGGTACACGACCTTGCCTTTTCGTCTGGCGGTGAGGGCGCTCGGGGGGCTCGACCTGGCTACGACCGACCTGGTCAATGCCCATTCGCTCCTCCGGCACAACCCGATGGCCTACAAGCTGGTGGCGACCTGTCCGGAGGATTCCCCGCTGGCCGTGCAGCTCTTCGGGGCGGATCCGATCGTCATGCGCGATGCCGCCCAGATGATCGAAGCGATGGGTATTGCCTCGGTGGACATCAACATGGGTTGCCCGGTCAAGAAAGTGGTCCGGACCGGCAGTGGCGCGACGCTCATGACCAGCACGGACACGGCGGCCGAGCTTGTGCGGACTATGGTCGGGGGGCTGCGGATTCCGGTCACCGCCAAAATGCGTCTGGGGTGGGACCAGAACAGTCTGACGGCGCCCGACCTGGCCCGGGCCCTGGAGGATGCCGGCGCCGCGGCCATCTTTGTGCATGGGCGGACGCGGGCTCAGGGGTTTTCCGGTCGGGTGGACCTGAAGGGAATCGCGGCGGTTGTCCGGGCGGTGACGCGGATCCCGGTCATCGGAAACGGCGATGTCACCACCCCGCAAGGAGCGGCCCGGATGCTGGAGGAAACGGGTTGCGCCGGGGTCAGCATCGGACGCGGGGCCTTCTACAATCCCTGGATCTTCAGCCAGACCGCCGGCTTCTTGAAAACAGGTGAGATCCCGGCGGAACCCGATTTTGAGGAACGAATTGCCCTGATGTGCGGTCATCTGGATCGTATGATCACGTTTCATGGAGAAGCCCTCGGGTGCCGGCTCTTTCGGAAAATGGCGCCCTGGTATGCGCGGCAGTTCGGTCCGGCCGTCTTTTTCAAGAGGGCGGTTGCGGGTTTCCAGACCCGGGAGGAGTTTGCAGGAATCCTCGACGATTACCGGTCCTGGCGGCTGCAGTTCGTCGACGAGGCGGGCGTTCTTCTGCCGGCTTATCAGCCGCGATCGCCCTATTCGTCCTTCATGGATGCCGAGGGCGCGGACCGCTCGGAGGGAATTGCCGTTCCCCGGGGGCCGACTGCCATCTGGTGA
- a CDS encoding PilT/PilU family type 4a pilus ATPase, giving the protein MPDERNQRIYPVGDRLCGLLDLLELFLRKEFMQDGVPRVSDLHLKSGQPARIRLDGELVLVPGATPLTDEIMTTLLTPVLGVVAVEKLKRRPPEDVDASFEWKERATSFRLNAFAEREGLACVFRVLPREVPPPEELGFSTDQAWREIVSMQQGLVLVTGITGSGKSTTIASLLRYISRQRAVRIITLEDPIEYILPTEKALVSQRQIGVHVNTFASGLRSGLREDPDIIFVGEMRDRETTALALTAAETGHLVFSTLHTKDAKGALSRIVDMFPPERFKELCSQLSFSLSWVIGQRLVVRADGRGRRPAMEILKNNPAMGNLIRNGVWQQIQSGIETQAKEGMITFERSLVQLFENGEITREEALRHVNDPTFRSRLG; this is encoded by the coding sequence ATGCCTGACGAACGGAATCAGCGGATCTACCCGGTGGGTGACCGGCTTTGCGGATTGCTTGATCTGCTGGAACTGTTTCTGCGGAAAGAGTTCATGCAGGACGGGGTGCCGCGTGTTTCGGATCTCCATCTCAAATCCGGGCAACCGGCCCGGATCCGGCTGGATGGGGAACTGGTCCTGGTGCCCGGGGCGACGCCCCTGACCGACGAAATCATGACAACCCTGCTGACCCCGGTCCTCGGAGTCGTCGCGGTGGAGAAGTTGAAGCGGCGTCCTCCGGAAGACGTCGACGCGTCGTTTGAATGGAAGGAACGGGCCACCAGTTTCCGTCTCAATGCGTTTGCCGAACGGGAGGGTCTGGCCTGTGTCTTCCGGGTGCTGCCCCGGGAGGTGCCTCCGCCGGAGGAGCTTGGTTTTTCAACGGATCAGGCCTGGCGGGAGATTGTTTCCATGCAGCAGGGCCTGGTCCTCGTGACCGGCATCACCGGTAGTGGAAAATCGACGACGATCGCGAGTCTTCTGCGCTACATCAGTCGGCAGCGGGCCGTCCGGATCATCACCCTGGAGGACCCGATCGAGTACATTCTGCCCACGGAGAAGGCTCTCGTTTCCCAGCGGCAGATCGGCGTCCACGTCAACACCTTCGCCAGTGGACTTCGGAGCGGACTGCGCGAGGATCCGGATATCATTTTCGTCGGCGAGATGCGGGATCGGGAAACGACGGCCCTCGCCCTGACCGCGGCCGAAACGGGTCACCTGGTTTTTTCAACCCTGCATACCAAGGATGCCAAGGGTGCCCTCTCGCGGATCGTCGACATGTTCCCTCCGGAGCGCTTCAAGGAACTCTGCAGCCAGCTTTCCTTCAGTCTGTCCTGGGTCATCGGACAGCGCCTCGTCGTCCGGGCGGACGGCCGTGGTCGCCGACCGGCCATGGAGATACTGAAGAACAACCCGGCGATGGGCAACCTGATCCGCAACGGGGTCTGGCAGCAGATCCAGTCGGGCATTGAGACCCAGGCCAAGGAGGGGATGATCACCTTTGAGCGTTCCCTCGTTCAGTTGTTCGAGAACGGAGAGATTACCCGGGAGGAAGCCCTCCGCCACGTCAACGACCCGACGTTCCGGTCGCGTCTGGGTTGA
- a CDS encoding thioredoxin domain-containing protein — protein MNRSSLNSPLVPGIGSTLMSIAAILTLGPLAVTAENNPGSTARNHLAAEQSPYLLQHAENPVDWYPWGQEAFARARTEQKPIFLSIGYSTCHWCHVMARESFENEEVAAFLNDHFISIKVDREERPDVDRVYMTYVQATTGGGGWPMSVWLTPDLQPIYGGTYFPTDDQGGRPGFLSILRKLAELWEDDRERVVAQGDHAAGILRQYAAHATRAPGPLDPDKLRACYEYLWESFDDTRGGFGGAPKFPRPANLLFLHRMAVSPSVPEKVRTESLRMSRETHRAMAAGGMMDQLGGGFHRYSVDAIWHVPHFEKMLYDQAQLAWSYLELYQLTGDKAWATVAAGVLDYVERELTHPGGGFYSAEDADSLDPTTGEHGEGRFYTWSADEVREVLDKDAEVFMVHHGVQDDGNVAAGADPQGEFRGMNILTGRRTIAETAAQTGRPEEEVADLLERSRQRLLDRRSQRPHPHLDDKIITAWNGLMISALARNARGLGRPEDLQAAQRAAGFLRENLWDPKTERLYRTYRESRGEVEGFCEDYAYLIQGLIDLYEADGSMVWLEWAGQLQGIQDLLFWDAEGGGYFSSAAGDPGVLVRMKEDYDGAEPAPSSVAASNLIRLSRMLGRNDLEDRGRKTIEAFAAQWGTNPQAMPQMMMALDLAVRPSREIVLNGSRADPRYQALRSEIDRRFLPDAVVVHALDDEVIPKGLFAGIAAESLVVAAESAEPLARVCQDFACRLPVAEVSELAALLEPAKPVE, from the coding sequence GTGAACCGTTCATCTCTCAATTCTCCCCTTGTCCCGGGTATCGGCAGCACGCTGATGTCGATTGCTGCGATCCTTACCTTGGGCCCCCTTGCCGTGACCGCCGAAAATAATCCCGGATCAACCGCCCGCAACCACCTGGCCGCCGAGCAGTCACCCTATCTGCTCCAGCATGCCGAAAACCCGGTCGACTGGTACCCGTGGGGGCAGGAGGCGTTTGCGCGAGCCCGGACCGAGCAGAAGCCAATCTTTCTCTCCATTGGTTATTCAACCTGCCACTGGTGCCATGTCATGGCCAGGGAGTCGTTCGAAAACGAGGAGGTTGCGGCCTTTCTCAACGACCACTTCATCAGCATCAAGGTGGACCGGGAGGAGCGGCCCGACGTGGATCGTGTCTACATGACCTATGTGCAGGCGACGACGGGCGGCGGGGGGTGGCCGATGAGTGTCTGGCTGACCCCGGATCTGCAGCCGATCTACGGCGGTACCTATTTCCCAACGGATGACCAGGGGGGGCGGCCCGGCTTTCTCAGTATCCTGCGCAAGCTGGCCGAGCTCTGGGAAGATGACCGGGAGCGGGTTGTCGCTCAGGGTGACCATGCCGCGGGCATTCTCCGGCAGTATGCCGCCCACGCGACCCGCGCTCCCGGGCCACTTGACCCGGACAAACTCCGGGCCTGTTACGAGTATCTCTGGGAGTCCTTCGATGACACCCGGGGTGGGTTCGGCGGAGCGCCGAAGTTTCCCCGTCCCGCCAACCTGCTCTTTCTGCATCGGATGGCGGTCTCTCCCTCGGTGCCGGAGAAAGTCCGCACTGAAAGCCTGCGGATGTCGCGGGAGACCCATCGGGCAATGGCGGCAGGAGGAATGATGGATCAACTCGGCGGCGGCTTTCACCGCTATTCGGTCGATGCGATCTGGCATGTGCCGCATTTTGAAAAGATGCTCTACGACCAGGCCCAGCTGGCCTGGTCTTATCTTGAGTTGTATCAATTGACTGGGGACAAGGCATGGGCGACGGTGGCCGCCGGCGTCCTCGATTACGTCGAACGCGAACTGACCCATCCCGGTGGCGGGTTCTACTCGGCCGAGGACGCCGACAGTTTGGACCCGACGACCGGGGAGCATGGTGAGGGTCGTTTCTATACCTGGTCAGCCGATGAGGTTCGTGAGGTCCTCGACAAGGATGCGGAAGTCTTCATGGTCCATCACGGTGTGCAGGATGACGGGAACGTGGCGGCCGGGGCGGATCCCCAGGGTGAATTCCGCGGGATGAATATCCTGACCGGTCGACGGACGATTGCAGAAACCGCCGCGCAAACCGGACGGCCCGAGGAAGAGGTCGCCGACCTGCTCGAGCGGTCGCGCCAGAGACTCCTCGATCGTCGGAGCCAGCGCCCGCACCCTCATCTTGACGACAAGATCATCACGGCCTGGAACGGATTGATGATTTCCGCGTTGGCGCGCAATGCCCGTGGACTCGGCCGGCCGGAGGATCTGCAGGCGGCGCAGCGGGCGGCGGGATTCCTCAGGGAGAATCTCTGGGATCCGAAGACCGAACGCCTCTACCGCACCTACCGGGAAAGCCGCGGCGAGGTTGAAGGGTTCTGCGAGGACTATGCCTACCTCATCCAGGGTCTGATCGATCTCTACGAGGCGGACGGCTCGATGGTCTGGCTGGAATGGGCCGGACAGCTGCAGGGCATTCAGGATTTGCTTTTCTGGGATGCTGAAGGCGGAGGCTATTTCAGTTCGGCGGCCGGCGACCCGGGCGTCCTGGTACGGATGAAGGAGGACTACGACGGGGCGGAGCCGGCCCCTTCCTCCGTGGCGGCGAGCAACCTGATCCGTCTCAGCCGAATGCTTGGCCGGAACGACCTTGAAGATCGGGGTCGGAAGACGATTGAGGCCTTCGCCGCCCAGTGGGGGACCAATCCGCAGGCCATGCCGCAGATGATGATGGCCCTCGATCTGGCGGTGAGGCCGTCGCGGGAAATCGTCCTTAACGGGTCAAGGGCCGATCCCCGGTATCAGGCTCTCCGCTCGGAAATCGACCGCCGGTTCCTGCCGGATGCGGTTGTGGTCCATGCCCTGGACGACGAGGTCATCCCGAAGGGACTCTTTGCCGGAATCGCGGCCGAGTCGCTGGTGGTGGCTGCCGAGTCTGCCGAACCGCTGGCCCGGGTCTGCCAGGATTTCGCCTGCCGTCTGCCGGTCGCGGAGGTTTCGGAACTCGCCGCGTTGCTCGAACCGGCAAAGCCGGTCGAGTGA
- a CDS encoding GNAT family N-acetyltransferase — MPSTSTIRSATAEDTSLILGFIRDLAAYEKLSHEVTATEDDLRRNLFGENSVAEALLLFEGKNPAGFAVFFHNFSTFLGKPGIYLEDLFVHPLYRKKGYGKALLTHLAALAIERGCGRFEWSVLDWNQPSIDFYRGLGARPMEDWTVFRLDGDALEALGRSTKAIH; from the coding sequence ATGCCTTCAACCTCTACCATCCGGTCGGCCACCGCCGAAGACACATCCCTCATTCTCGGGTTTATCCGGGATCTGGCCGCCTACGAAAAGCTGTCCCACGAAGTCACTGCCACCGAAGATGACCTGCGGCGGAATCTCTTCGGAGAAAATTCCGTGGCCGAAGCCCTGCTGCTCTTCGAGGGCAAGAACCCGGCGGGATTTGCCGTCTTCTTCCACAACTTCTCGACCTTCCTCGGCAAGCCCGGAATCTACCTGGAGGACCTGTTTGTCCATCCGCTATATCGCAAAAAGGGATATGGCAAGGCTCTCCTGACCCACCTGGCTGCCCTCGCGATCGAGCGGGGATGCGGTCGCTTTGAGTGGTCGGTTCTCGACTGGAATCAACCATCGATCGACTTCTACCGCGGCCTTGGAGCACGACCCATGGAAGACTGGACGGTCTTCCGCCTGGATGGAGATGCGCTGGAGGCGCTCGGTCGGTCCACGAAGGCGATTCACTGA
- a CDS encoding NAD(P)-dependent oxidoreductase: protein MDICYYEAFEEEAAELQHFHPGDVAAGYTALTIQEEGLGQPPAPVISIRTQSLIPESWLPSLKAVLSRSTGYDHLLWIRKSGYPGIRLGHLPTYCARAVAEQAVVLWMALLRRLPEQQRSFGRFHRDGLTGRETGGRKLAVIGVGQIGREVVLLGRALGMAVVGVDLVEKFADVEYAAPDAALADADVVVAAMNLTDANRGYFTAQRFSLCRPGAVFVNISRGELSPAPILLESLVAGHLGGVGLDVYNQESTLAVALRSGSSLEGISEEVRAVMDMKDRDDVILTPHNAFNTVEAVKRKSSQSVEQLLHLREHGQFLWPVPE, encoded by the coding sequence ATGGACATCTGCTATTATGAAGCGTTTGAAGAGGAGGCGGCCGAGCTGCAGCACTTCCATCCCGGAGATGTCGCCGCCGGCTACACCGCGTTGACCATCCAGGAAGAGGGGTTGGGCCAGCCCCCCGCCCCGGTCATCAGTATCCGCACCCAATCGCTCATTCCGGAGTCCTGGCTGCCTTCCCTCAAGGCCGTGCTGTCGCGCAGCACAGGCTATGATCACCTCCTCTGGATCCGAAAATCCGGATATCCCGGCATCAGGCTGGGTCACCTGCCGACCTATTGCGCCCGGGCCGTCGCGGAGCAGGCCGTCGTGCTTTGGATGGCCCTGTTGCGGCGCCTGCCCGAACAGCAGCGGTCCTTCGGTCGATTCCACCGCGACGGACTGACGGGTCGGGAAACCGGTGGGCGCAAGCTGGCTGTCATCGGGGTCGGCCAGATCGGTCGCGAGGTGGTTCTTCTTGGAAGGGCCTTGGGCATGGCGGTCGTGGGCGTCGACCTGGTGGAGAAATTCGCGGACGTGGAATATGCGGCTCCGGATGCGGCGCTGGCAGATGCCGATGTGGTGGTGGCGGCGATGAATCTGACCGACGCAAACCGAGGCTACTTCACTGCGCAGCGTTTCAGCCTGTGCCGGCCGGGTGCGGTCTTCGTCAATATCTCGAGAGGCGAGCTGTCACCGGCGCCAATCCTGCTCGAATCGCTTGTGGCGGGCCACTTGGGCGGGGTCGGGCTCGATGTTTACAATCAGGAAAGCACCCTGGCGGTTGCCCTTCGATCGGGGAGTTCGCTGGAAGGAATCAGCGAGGAGGTCCGCGCCGTCATGGATATGAAGGACCGCGATGATGTCATTCTGACCCCTCACAATGCCTTCAATACGGTGGAGGCGGTTAAGCGGAAATCCAGTCAGAGCGTCGAACAACTGCTCCACCTGCGTGAACACGGGCAATTCCTCTGGCCGGTCCCCGAATGA